Sequence from the Bryobacteraceae bacterium genome:
GATGGGTCCGAGCGAACGGCCTTGGATCTGCCCCGGAATCGGCGCGCCGGCGGCTTCGAGCAGTGTTGGCGCCAGGTCGACCAGCTCCGTCAAGGCTTCGGACCGCAGACCCGCCTTCCAATGGCCCTTCCACGAAAGGATCAACGGCACGCGCACGGCGCTGTCGTAGAAGCGGCAGCCCTTGTAGCGAAGCCCATGGTCGCCGAGCATCTCGCCATGATCGCTGGTGAACACGATGATGGTGTTCTCGAGCTGGCCCGATTCCGTCAGCGCGTCGTAGAGCCTACCGAACTCGTGGTCGATCTGCTCGATCATCGCGTAGTAGCAGGCTTTCATGTGCCGCGCTTCGTAGCTGTGCGGCGGAATGGTCTTGGTGGTGTTGTGGTCCACGTTGGCGAAGTCGGCGTTGTGGGCCAGGTCGGATTCCCGCCACAGCGGCTCCGGCAGTTCGGCGGGCTTCATTCGCTCCAGATACTCGGGGGCCGGATCGAACGGCGGGTGCGGCGCGAAGCAGTGCACGTTCATGTACCACGGCGCCCGCAGTCCGCCCCGGATCTGCGCGATGGCGCGTTCCACGCCCCATGGGACCTCGTGGTGCTCGGAAGGCATGCCGGAGTTGAACGTGCGCGGATAACCGCCAATCGGGCGGCTCCGGTACAGTTGCTTCCACGAAACGCCCCGGTCGCGCAGCCAGGAATGATACGCGTGGACCTCCACCGGCCAGTACGGTTCCGGTGTGGGCTGATGGGACCATTCGAAAACGCGGTAACCGTCGTCGATGCGCGGCTCCACCCGATTCTGTGCGCCGGAGAGATGAAGCTTGCCGATGAGCGCGGTGTCGTAGCCATGGTCCCGGAACCGGCGCGGAAGCAACCGCGGTTCGAGTTCGGCCGGGAAGCGCATGTTGCCGTTGCGATGCACGTGCAGGTTGGAGGGGTAGCAGCCCGTCATGAACGACGCCCGGCTCGGCGTGCAGATCGGGTTCTGACAGAAGGCGCGCGTGAAAGCGACGCCCGATGCCGCCAGGCGGTCGAGGTTGGGTGTGCGGATGTGAGGGTTGCCGAGGGAAGTGATCGTGTCCCAGCGCTGCTGGTCCGTGCAGTAGAAAAGGATGTTCGGACGAGTGCCGGTTTGCGGAGAGGCCGGCCGCGGCTGAGCGCCCACGGCGGCGGAGGCGAGGAACTGGCGGCGTTGCATAGCGACGCTATTTTATCGAGAGACGCCTCTCGCGACGCCATTTACTGGCGCGAAACCGGGGTCGGCGCGGTACACTGAGGGCGAGCCATGTCCACCCGACGCGATGTTCTCCGCATGGCCGCCAACGGCTTCGGCGCTCTGGCGCTCCAGGATATGCTGGTTCGCGATCTGGCCGCGTCCAGCGCCGCGAATCCGCTCGCCGCGCGGCAACCCCACTTCCCCGGCAAGGCGAAGTCGGTGATCTTTCTGTTCATGGTCGGTGGCCCATCGCAGATCGACACGTTTGACCCCAAGCCGCT
This genomic interval carries:
- a CDS encoding sulfatase-like hydrolase/transferase, encoding MQRRQFLASAAVGAQPRPASPQTGTRPNILFYCTDQQRWDTITSLGNPHIRTPNLDRLAASGVAFTRAFCQNPICTPSRASFMTGCYPSNLHVHRNGNMRFPAELEPRLLPRRFRDHGYDTALIGKLHLSGAQNRVEPRIDDGYRVFEWSHQPTPEPYWPVEVHAYHSWLRDRGVSWKQLYRSRPIGGYPRTFNSGMPSEHHEVPWGVERAIAQIRGGLRAPWYMNVHCFAPHPPFDPAPEYLERMKPAELPEPLWRESDLAHNADFANVDHNTTKTIPPHSYEARHMKACYYAMIEQIDHEFGRLYDALTESGQLENTIIVFTSDHGEMLGDHGLRYKGCRFYDSAVRVPLILSWKGHWKAGLRSEALTELVDLAPTLLEAAGAPIPGQIQGRSLGPILRGEAPPGRHRDFVRSEFFDSSNAANHSHATMIRDDRYKLTVYHGQPIGEFFDLREDPHEFHNLWNDPARASERCRLTAQLLDATALAADVGAPVFGRF